TGCACGTGTCCTTCCAGCAACTGGCGCTGTTCAGGCTGTTGCTGATCGGCGAGAAAGCGGGCCCAGAAGCGCGCGAGCCTACCGGCAGTGTGGAAGGAACTCTTCTCGCGGTCGGGGTTCTTCCGCCCTGCCGAAGGCTGGCGCGTAGGTCGGGTCCGCGACGGAGCGGCGTGGAAAGGAGCAGCACCCACGCAAGCAAAACCAGCTCCCTTCGGCTCCGCGCAGGGCAAGTTAAGAACGTGGGGCACCTGGCAGGCTTCGCGCGCAGGTCGTGGCCGCGGCGACCGTAGCGCGATAGCTACAAAGAAATGCGGGGAAGGCGGATGAACCGCCTTCCCCGATACCATCACGTCCCCAAAGGGGATGCTTATGCGTGCGCGGCGACGGGCTCGGCCACGTTCGTCTTGAAGGTCGACTGGATCACGTCTTCGCTGCGGACTTTCGGCGTGCCCTCGATCGTCTTCGACAGGAGCTTCATCACTTCGCCAAAGGAGTTCTTGGCATAGATCTCCGCATTCTCGCGCGTGTCCCACAGGCTGATCGCGGTCACGTCCAGGCTGTTGGGATTGCAGAAGCTGATCTCGTTCTGGAAACCTTTCTGCTTGCGCAGCAGGGGCAGGACGTCGTTGGTGAACGTCTTGGTGTAGTCATTCAACATCGCGGGCTTCAGGCGCACAGAAACGTTGCGAGCAAACATGGGTCAACCTCCAAGGTTGTCGTGCTGTGACTAAGAGGAATGGACTTCAGATGGGCTGACTTAGCTCAGAGGACCTGAAAGAGGAGAGAGGATAGAACACAGACGGTAGGGGTGAGGAGAAACGCCCGCTACCAACCTCATCATTAACAGTACGCCCCGCCGGCGGGATAGTCAAACCGACGCGTTCCCACCCGAAGCCTGCCCTGAGCGCAGTCGAATGGGCTTCGCACGAACCGCTTCGCCCGCCGCGGCGGGGATGGGCACCCGAGATTCTAAAGGGTGGGCCACCCGCCCACCCGCCGGTTAAGAACGTGGGGCAACGCATTGTCTGGGCCACCCGCCGGCCAAAAGGTTCAGGACGCTCGCCCGAGTTCCTAAGGTGGCCAACCGCCCGGACTGATTCGAGCAGAGTCCATCGCTCCCACCCTTTGCGGACGCAAAGGATGGGCCACCCGAGATTTAGGGTGGGCCACCCGCCCAGCCCACATTTTAGGGTTGGGACACCCGCCACGCAAATTACCAAGTGCGGTTGGGCCACCCGCCCACCCGCCGCAAGGAGGGGAGAGCCCTTTAGGGCTACAGAACCAACTACTTGGCGTCGAAGATGGGGGCATTGCGCTCGAAGTCCACGGGGACGGAGACGTGCTCGTGGACGACGAACCAGCGACCGTCGAACTTGCGGAAGACCTCGGTCCAGCGGAGGGTGACGTCCATCGGGGCGCCGCCTTTTGCGACACCGGTTATGCGCTCGCTGCCGTGGGCGACGGCCATGTCCTTGCCGACGACGATGCGCATGTTGTCGAGGCTCGAGATCTTGGGCGGGTGCTCGAACCGCGCGAAGAAGTTGGCGTAGCTCTGGCGATAAGCGGCGCGGCCGACGTACTGGATGGGCGGAACGACGTCGAAGGCGACCAGGTCGTTGTTTGCGGGGTCACGGACGATGGCCTCCTCGGGAGCGTAGAGGCGCATGACGCCGTCGAGGTCCCCGGCCTCGAACGCGCGTTGCCATTCGACGAAGAGCTGCCGGATCTGCGCTTCATCCTTGGTCGCCTGCTTGTCTGCCTCGGGCGCGCCGCCCGTAGCCGCCCTCACGCCGGCTGACGAACTCGCCTTCCCAGTCGGCGGTTTAGCAACCTTCTTGTTGACTGCAAGCGTGTGCTCAACGCCGTCCTCGTCCTTCAAGAGCGCCCTGCCACCGTCAATCGCGAAGTGCACGGAGCTGTTTACGGTCACAGCTAATGCTCTGTCGTCATCGCTCGTCATAGTCCGCGTGAGTTCCCACAGCGTAGACCCGTCATCTATCGTGTAATACATGACGTCGTTCCTGTGGCTTGTACCGCCCGCGAGTCCCGTTCCCCGATCGGTCTGAACATCGATGAGTATTCCGGTCATCCATTCGCGAGAGAGTTTTTCCCTCGCAGCTGCGAGGCTGACGAGAACAACAGCTAGTGCCAGGAACTTCCACGTTCGCATAAAAGGCTCCTGAAATTAGGCGCGGCCATTCTGTGCCGGGACAGGACTGCCGTCAACCGACTGCCTTTGCGTGCTTCGCACCGGGCCGAGCTTCTTGTCACAACAACGTGGCCACGCCGACCACCGCGAGTGTGCGACGCATCTAGTTTCGCTCCAGAACTTCACCAGTGCCGAACAAGGTCGACGACTGCGAGGGCAAACGCGACAGCCGTGATTCCGAGAATGACAGCCGTGAGTCGATTGGTTGTCTTGATGAGCCGAGCGCTAGTTTCATCGAGCGTTCGAATTGTATCGATAAGCTCAACCGTCATCCGCGTCGTGAACCAAGCGTCTTGCTTCCCCGTCATGTGATTTGTCTGCGCTGCATCCTCACGCAGGACTTGCAGGTCATCGACAGTAAACTTCCTCGTAGAACCAAAGAGTTCTTTTAAGCGATCAGTGTTAATCATGAAACCTCAATGGCCAAGGGCTGGCTTGTGCCAGGCCCCGTTGTACCTAGTTCTAGGTTTGGTCTACAGAATTTGTCAGTTTCTGTTCCAAATCCAGAACAACGGTTACGAAGGCCTGGCCTGTCGCGCTCCGCGATGCTGCGCGCGGGCCTTCGGCAGGGGGTCGTTTGCCACCCTGCGGCTTTAGCCGCAGGGTGGTCGGGTTTTCTGGGGGCCTACGACGCGCGCCACCTAGCTACTGGTGCGAATCGGTGTTCCCAGATCCTCCGCGCAGCAAAAACCGCGGCGCGAAGGATGACATCGCGTTAGCTAAGACCGTCAGCTACAGCCGCTCGTGCTGCCACAGCTCATGGTGGGGCTGCGGCCGCCGATCTGGTTCCTTCGACTCGCGGAAACCGCCCGCTCGCTCAGGATGACAGTCGGTGGTGCAGTTCATGCGGCTAACTACAGCCGCTTGTAGACCCGCAGGACATACATCTGTAGCAGCTGCCGTTCCGCACCATGATGGCGCCGCAGACGTGGCAACTGGGCGCGTCGCCCATGTCCACGTGGTCACGCAGCATGTCTGCGGCGTGGCCGGACATCAGTCCCCTGTCTTTGGTCGTTGGTCGTTGGTCGTTGGCGGAACCCGTATCGCCGAACTCAGGCGCCATCCCGCCCTGCGGCGGCATCGTTCCGGAAGCCAGCGCGCGCTCGTCAGTCATCCCCGAGCCCGCCGGCATCTTTCCTCCCAACGGCTCGCCCAGGTATTTGGGACGGAGGCCGTCGAACAGCGACTGCTGCTGTCCGGTTAAGAAGCGCAGGTGGAGCCAGCGGAAGATGTAATCCATGATCGACTTGGCAAAGCCGATCTCCGGATTGTTGGTCCAGCCCGAGGGCTCGAAGCGCGAGTGCGCGAACTTCTCGCACATCAGCTTGAGCGGCACGCCGTGCTGCAGCGCAATCGAGGTCGCGGTGGCGAACGAGTCCATCAATCCCGAGACGGTCGAGCCTTCCTTCGCCATGGTGATGAAGATCTCGCCCGGGGTGCCATCTTCGTAGAGTCCGACGGTGATGTATCCGTCGTGCCCGCCGACCGAGAACTTGTGCGTCACCGAGAGCCGCTCGTCGGCGAGTTTGCGCCGCACAGCTTTTGGCGGACCCGCACTGACCGGCTCCGCGACCACCGCCGCTTGCGCCGCTTTCTCGTGCGTGACGCCGCCCTTGGCCATCAGCGGCTGCGATTTCTTCGAGCCGTCACGATAGATGGCCACGGCTTTCAGCCCCATCTTCCAGGACTGCAGGTAGGCTTCGGTGATCTCTTCCACGGTGGCGTTCTCCGGCATGTTCACCGTCTTCGAGATTGCGCCCGAGAGGAAAGGCTGCGCCGCGGACATCATCTTTACGTGCCCCATGTAAGCGATGGAGCGTGTGCCCTTCGATGGCTTGAAGCTGCAATCGAACACTGGCAGGTGCTCTTCTTTCACGAAGGGTGCGCCTTCGATGGTCCCGGTCGCGTCGATGTAGCTGACGATGGCGTTGGCCTGGTCGCCGGTGTAGCCGAGCTTGAAGAGCGCGGAGGGCACCGTCTGGTTCACGATCTTGATCATGCCGCCGCCGACCAGCTTCTTGTACTTCACCAGCGCCAGGTCGGGTTCGACGCCGGTGGTGTCGCAGTCCATCATGAATCCGATGGTGCCGGTGGGCGCGAGCACGGTGACTTGCGCGTTGCGGTAGCCGTGCTTTTCGCCGTGTTGCAGCGCCTGGTCCCAGGAGTCTTTCGACGATTCGATGAGCGTGGCCAGCGTGCCCGTCCACGCCGCCGGAGTTCCGGGAGCGTTGAGCGATTGCCCGATCCGGTTCACCGACGCCCGGTGCATGCGGATCACGTCGAGGAACGGCTCGCGGTTGGGATAGAAGCCCGGGCACGCGCCGCCGGTGACATCACTCGCCGGGATACGATCGCCGGCAGGAGCCAGAGCTGGACACTGCTCCGCGATGCGCGCCGATTGCAGGTACGCCTCGCCGCACATGATCGCGGTGACGCAAGCGGCGTAATCGCGGCCGGCGTCGGAATCGTAAGGCAGCCCGTTGGCCATGAGCAGCGCGCCCAGGTTGGCGTAGCCCAGGCCGAGCGGACGGTAATCGTGCGAGTTCCGCATGATGGATTCGGTCGGGTAGCCGGCCCAGTCCACCAGGATCTCCTGCGCGGTGATGGTGATGTCCACGGCGTGGCGGTAGGAATCCACGTCGAACGCGCCCGAAGGCGTGGTGAACTTCATCAGATTCAGCGACGCCAGGTTGCAGGCCGAGTCGTCGAGGAACATGTACTCCGAGCATGGGTTCGACGCGTTGATGCGCGCCGTGTTCTTCGAAGTGTGCCAGCGGTTGATGGTGGTGTCGTACTGCATGCCAGGGTCGCCGCACGACCATGTGGCTTCGGCGATCTTGCGCATGATGTCTCTGGATTTGTAAGTCGCGACCACGCGGCCATCGCGCACCGCCTTGGTGGAGAAGTCGCCATCGCGCTCCACCGCGAGCATGAACTCGTCGGTCACGCGCACGCTGTTGTTGGCGTTCTGGAAGAAGATGGACGAGTAAGCTTCCGAGTCCGGCGAGCTGCCGTCGTAACCGTTCTGGATCAGCGTCCAGGCCTTGGCCTCTTCTTTCGCTTTGCAGTCGATGAACTCGTTGATGTCGGGATGCTCCACGTTGAGGATCACCATCTTCGCGGCGCGGCGCGTCTTGCCACCGGACTTGATCACGCCGGCGAAGGCGTCAAAACCCTTCATGAAGCTGAGCGGGCCACTGGCCGTCCCGCCGCCGGAGAGCGCTTCGTTGGAAGAGCGCAGCGGCGACAGGTTCGAGCCTGTCCCCGAGCCCCACTTGAAGAGCATGCCCTCGGTCTTGGCGAGGGTGAGGATCGAGTCCAGCGAATCCTGGACGGAATTGATGAAGCACGCCGAGCACTGTGGACGGGTGTAGCCCACCGCGCCGAACCTGGCTTGCGCCTGTTCGAAGGCCCAGTGCCAGTTGGCCGCGTCGGAATCGGGCTCGATGCGGTCGCAGCCTACGTTGAACCATACCGGCGAGTTGAACGCCATCTTCTGGTTCACCAGCAGGTGGACGAGTTCGTCGTGGAAAGTGGCCGCGTCATCGGAGCTGCGGAAGTATCCCGAAGTGATGCCCCAATCGCGGATGGTCTCGGCGACGCGGGTGATGAGCTGGCGCACGCCGGTCTCGCGCTCGCTGCTTCCGATCTTGCCGTGCAGATATTTCGAAGCGACGATGTTGGTCGCCGTCATCGACCAGTCCTTCGGGACCTCGACGTCTTTCTGCTCGAAGATGGTTCCGCCGCTCGCGTCAGAGATGTTCGCGGTGCGCAGCTCCCACTCGACCTCGTTGTAGGGCGAGACGCCCGGCTTGGTGAACATCCGCTTGACCTGGAGACCTGGCGCTTTGCGCGTGGACTGCTTCTGCTGCTGCTGCTGCGCGACTTC
This region of Acidobacteriota bacterium genomic DNA includes:
- a CDS encoding nuclear transport factor 2 family protein: MRTWKFLALAVVLVSLAAAREKLSREWMTGILIDVQTDRGTGLAGGTSHRNDVMYYTIDDGSTLWELTRTMTSDDDRALAVTVNSSVHFAIDGGRALLKDEDGVEHTLAVNKKVAKPPTGKASSSAGVRAATGGAPEADKQATKDEAQIRQLFVEWQRAFEAGDLDGVMRLYAPEEAIVRDPANNDLVAFDVVPPIQYVGRAAYRQSYANFFARFEHPPKISSLDNMRIVVGKDMAVAHGSERITGVAKGGAPMDVTLRWTEVFRKFDGRWFVVHEHVSVPVDFERNAPIFDAK
- a CDS encoding vitamin B12-dependent ribonucleotide reductase — protein: MADVTTKTNGVAQNAAQNATSEVAQQQQQKQSTRKAPGLQVKRMFTKPGVSPYNEVEWELRTANISDASGGTIFEQKDVEVPKDWSMTATNIVASKYLHGKIGSSERETGVRQLITRVAETIRDWGITSGYFRSSDDAATFHDELVHLLVNQKMAFNSPVWFNVGCDRIEPDSDAANWHWAFEQAQARFGAVGYTRPQCSACFINSVQDSLDSILTLAKTEGMLFKWGSGTGSNLSPLRSSNEALSGGGTASGPLSFMKGFDAFAGVIKSGGKTRRAAKMVILNVEHPDINEFIDCKAKEEAKAWTLIQNGYDGSSPDSEAYSSIFFQNANNSVRVTDEFMLAVERDGDFSTKAVRDGRVVATYKSRDIMRKIAEATWSCGDPGMQYDTTINRWHTSKNTARINASNPCSEYMFLDDSACNLASLNLMKFTTPSGAFDVDSYRHAVDITITAQEILVDWAGYPTESIMRNSHDYRPLGLGYANLGALLMANGLPYDSDAGRDYAACVTAIMCGEAYLQSARIAEQCPALAPAGDRIPASDVTGGACPGFYPNREPFLDVIRMHRASVNRIGQSLNAPGTPAAWTGTLATLIESSKDSWDQALQHGEKHGYRNAQVTVLAPTGTIGFMMDCDTTGVEPDLALVKYKKLVGGGMIKIVNQTVPSALFKLGYTGDQANAIVSYIDATGTIEGAPFVKEEHLPVFDCSFKPSKGTRSIAYMGHVKMMSAAQPFLSGAISKTVNMPENATVEEITEAYLQSWKMGLKAVAIYRDGSKKSQPLMAKGGVTHEKAAQAAVVAEPVSAGPPKAVRRKLADERLSVTHKFSVGGHDGYITVGLYEDGTPGEIFITMAKEGSTVSGLMDSFATATSIALQHGVPLKLMCEKFAHSRFEPSGWTNNPEIGFAKSIMDYIFRWLHLRFLTGQQQSLFDGLRPKYLGEPLGGKMPAGSGMTDERALASGTMPPQGGMAPEFGDTGSANDQRPTTKDRGLMSGHAADMLRDHVDMGDAPSCHVCGAIMVRNGSCYRCMSCGSTSGCS